GTGGTCGGCCCGGAAGCGGTGATTACGGCGAAAGTCACGGCCGGATCCGTCGTATCAGAGGGCACGATCACCGGCGACGTTCAGGCATCCGAGCGGGTCACCTTGCTGTCCCCCGCGGTGATGAACGGGAGCCTCAAGACGCCGTTACTGTCCATTGAAGAAGGTGTGCGGATGAACGGGACGTTGGAAATGGCGGAATCCGTTCAGAAAAGCGCCTCCCGCGAACACAAAGAACACAAACTCTACCCCGTTGGGCCGTCCCCGCGGG
This sequence is a window from Candidatus Nitrospira inopinata. Protein-coding genes within it:
- a CDS encoding bactofilin family protein, which encodes MWKQENAAYAEDGMTLDRRVTTSGRTASAESVIAFVGKGVAFKGVITYSGTVRIDGAFDGEIHADGGLVVGPEAVITAKVTAGSVVSEGTITGDVQASERVTLLSPAVMNGSLKTPLLSIEEGVRMNGTLEMAESVQKSASREHKEHKLYPVGPSPRAPLKREEDRPNNDENT